In the genome of Girardinichthys multiradiatus isolate DD_20200921_A chromosome 7, DD_fGirMul_XY1, whole genome shotgun sequence, one region contains:
- the nfe2l2a gene encoding nuclear factor erythroid 2-related factor 2a, protein MMMEMEVMHSTQQDMDLIDILWNQDIDLGARREVFDINHRQKEHELLKQRKLEEEKRLNLMREQEKALLAQLQLDEETGEYIPRPPPSTPLQPGVTPLEVTQNGDFTQEAGDSMSFDECLQLLAETFPVEHTQTPSVCLDTPAVSVPASSNMMMSPEQPVLSTATLSSGQPTPSQGMSPDLEEAWMELLSLPELQQCLNMQMEDTLQTTTYPLPTSAEAQTPSYPNYPTVQTPIFNPLTSINNVKTNNLNVGPAEFMNTFDGSLPTVAPSDAFRQMKVDAPQLDTSFSGEGFGGVFYPITEQVECSSRHGQEENERMCDSPSKAAFTHMDLYSLSPVDSMDRSKPNLTAEHLDSDSGVSTNGSPNARSPGISVYESGSFSYSDSEMEEMDQNPGSAESDYSEMFSLNFEPDHFMASDPASEVTGQPQQQEKKPKQHKLDIAEERGHDDAPFTKDKPKKRSVRLTRDEQRAKALSIPFTVNMIINLPVDDFNELMSKHQLNEAQLALVRDIRRRGKNKVAAQNCRKRKMENIVGLEGELDSLKEERDRLLNEKSKNTKSLKEMKQQLNSLYLEVFSMLRDEKGNSYSSSDYSLQQSTDGNVFLVPRIKKTFKSEKKHLSHL, encoded by the exons ATGATGATGGAAATGGAGGTGATGCATTCAACCCAGCAG GACATGGACCTCATAGACATTCTGTGGAATCAGGACATTGATCTTGGCGCCAGGCGCGAGGTGTTTGACATTAACCACCGTCAGAAAGAGCATGAGCTGCTGAAGCAGCGGAAGCTTGAGGAGGAGAAGAGGCTGAACCTGATGCGGGAGCAGGAGAAGGCCCTGCTGGCGCAGCTGCAGCTGGATGAGGAAACAGGAGAGTACATACCCCGCCCACCACCCAGCACTCCTCTGCAGCCAGGTGTCACACCCCTGGAGGTTACTCAG AATGGCGACTTCACGCAGGAGGCAGGTGACAGCATGTCTTTTGATGAGTGTTTGCAGCTGCTGGCAGAGACATTTCCTGTAGAGCACACTCAG ACTCCCTCAGTTTGCCTGGACACGCCTGCTGTTTCAGTACCCGCCAGCAGCAACATGATGATGTCCCCAGAGCAGCCGGTTCTGTCCACAGCCACCCTCTCCTCAGGTCAGCCGACTCCGTCACAGGGGATGTCTCCAGATCTGGAGGAGGCCTGGATGGAGCTTTTGTCCCTCCCTGAGCTGCAG CAATGTCTGAACATGCAAATGGAAGACACACTGCAGACCACAACATACCCTCTCCCAACCAGCGCTGAAGCACAGACTCCAAGTTATCCTAACTATCCCACAGTCCAAACTCCTATTTTCAACCCCCTGACCAGCATCAACAATGTCAAAACAAACAATCTGAATGTTGGCCCCGCAGAGTTTATGAATACATTTGATGGCTCTCTTCCCACCGTGGCTCCATCGGATGCTTTCAGACAGATGAAGGTAGATGCCCCTCAGCTAGATACAAGCTTCAGTGGAGAAGGTTTTGGTGGGGTGTTTTATCCTATAACCGAACAGGTTGAGTGCAGCAGTCGGCACGgccaagaagaaaatgaaagaatgtGTGACTCCCCAAGCAAAGCTGCCTTTACGCACATGGACCTTTACAGCCTCTCCCCTGTAGATTCGATGGACAGAAGTAAACCGAATCTGACAGCAGAACATCTAGACTCGGATTCGGGAGTCTCCACTAATGGAAGTCCAAATGCAAGGTCACCGGGCATATCTGTGTACGAAAGTGGGTCGTTTAGTTACAGTGATTCAGAGATGGAAGAGATGGACCAGAACCCTGGCAGTGCAGAGTCAGACTACTCTGAGATGTTCTCATTGAATTTTGAACCTGATCACTTTATGGCATCAGATCCGGCATCAGAAGTGACTGGGCAGCCACAACAGCaggaaaagaaacctaaacaaCACAAGCTGGACATAGCAGAGGAGAGGGGCCATGACGACGCTCCCTTCACCAAAGACAAACCGAAAAAACGCTCTGTGCGTCTAACCAGAGACGAGCAGAGGGCCAAGGCCCTCAGCATTCCTTTCACGGTCAACATGATAATCAACCTGCCTGTTGATGACTTCAACGAGCTGATGTCTAAGCACCAACTGAACGAAGCCCAGTTGGCCCTGGTCCGCGACATCCGCCGCCGGGGCAAGAACAAGGTGGCCGCACAGAACTGCCGCAAGCGCAAGATGGAGAACATCGTGGGCCTAGAGGGTGAACTGGACTCGCTGAAGGAGGAGCGAGATCGCCTGCTGAATGAGAAGAGCAAGAACACGAAGAGCCTGAAGGAAATGAAGCAGCAACTCAACAGTTTGTATCTGGAGGTCTTCAGCATGCTGAGAGATGAAAAGGGAAATTCTTACTCTTCGTCGGACTACTCCCTGCAGCAGTCCACTGATGGCAATGTCTTCCTCGTCCCTCGCATTAAAAAGACTTTCAAGAGCgaaaaaaaacacttgtctCATCTGTAG